One genomic region from Bactrocera tryoni isolate S06 chromosome 3, CSIRO_BtryS06_freeze2, whole genome shotgun sequence encodes:
- the LOC120771987 gene encoding alpha-tocopherol transfer protein-like has protein sequence MAPPNIRPLPEHLQEVAIKELNERPERLAEDLEALKDWAIKQPHLNVRLDDQLLVAFLRGCKFSLEKAKSKLDWFYTLKTKYPEYYTIQNPDVPHIQDLVKYGAGLILPIPLNETGPRIVFGRFGIYPVDKYKLKDITPITYAQQELVMRGDDTIVVNGFINLIDVAQLDAAHFVQYTPPIVKSVIDFAEKALPLRQSSAHFFNVPAGFEKPYNMIKPMISSKQRERVFLHSNNLETLYAHIPQKYMPKQYGGENGCLVELEKSTFQQFLHHRDYFKEDLKYRNNEHLRLGKQPDYESLFGMEGSFRKIDLD, from the exons ATGGCACCACCAAATATACGTCCGTTACCAGAACACCTACAAGAGGTGGCTATCAAAGAGTTGAATGAGAGGCCTGAGCGGCTGGCAGAAGATCTGGAGGCGTTAAAGGATTGGGCTATAAAGCAGCCACATTTAAATGTGCGACTCGATGATCAATTGCTGGTGGCATTCCTACGCGGCTGCAAGTTCAGTTTAGAGAAGGCAAAGTCGAAATTGGATTGGTTCTAtacattaaaaactaaatatccGGAATACTATACAATACAAAATCCAGATGTGCCGCATATACAAGATCTTGTAAAATATGG tGCGGGATTAATATTGCCCATACCCTTAAATGAGACTGGACCACGCATTGTATTCGGCCGTTTTGGTATTTATCCAGTTGACAAATATAAACTCAAAGATATAACGCCCATAACGTATGCACAACAGGAGCTAGTTATGCGCGGTGATGACACTATAGTGGTGAATGGTTTTATTAATCTGATAGACGTTGCCCAACTAGACGCTGCACATTTTGTACAATATACACCGCCTATTGTAAAGAGCGTCATAGATTTTGCCGAGAAAGCCTTACCATTGCGTCAAAGCTCAGCACATTTCTTTAATGTACCAGCGGGTTTCGAGAAACCCTACAATATGATAAAGCCGATGATTTCATCCAAACAGAGGGAACGC gTTTTTCTGCATAGCAACAATTTGGAGACACTCTATGCTCATATACCACAAAAATATATGCCCAAACAATATGGTGGTGAAAATGGTTGTCTTGTTGAACTAGAGAAGTCTACATTCCAACAATTTCTTCATCACCGTGACTATTTCAAAGAGGATCTCAAGTATCGAAATAATGAGCATCTACGTCTTGGCAAGCAACCGGATTATGAAAGCTTATTTGGAATGGAAGGTTCATTTCGTAAAATAGATTTGGACTAG